A portion of the Sphingobacterium spiritivorum genome contains these proteins:
- a CDS encoding SusC/RagA family TonB-linked outer membrane protein, with the protein MRFRFIIWMKLTLIMMLIACLHVSAGVYSQQKVTLDVNKTKLSKVLKIIEQNSDYYFVYNSTNQLLNKEISLSVKETKVVDVLDRLFKRSDLQYSVSGDGLVVITPRQQLKVRGIVTDAQGVALSGATVRLKGTAIGKATDLNGRFELDVNSGSVLLISFAGYLSQEVTVQNNNEIKIALQEDNQLLNEVVVTALGVTREKRTLGYSVTQINGETLTQARENNIANSLVGKVAGLDVSATSGGVGSATSVVIRGASSLSQTNQPLYVINGVPMENAPVGFGNTNPNGNKGSQWDNAPDMGDAIGNLNPDDIESISVLKGAAASALYGSRAKAGVILITTKSGKGSGIDFSSNYVVEQVMDRTDWQYVYGQGTNGEKPVSAAAAAQVGGSSWGAKLDGSSVPQFDGVSRPYVAQQNNIKNFYKDGHTWTNSLALNKSFDGGALRFSVSDVSNKSIMPNSGLDRQSFNLTGTFEPIKRLAIDARANYIIEKAKNRPMLSDGAGSANYNAVFLPTSLDIRDLKPWKTDKGAEIPYNTGNTWDTNPWFAAYEIQNNTDRNRLISSISARYTFDNGLFIQGRAGQDFYTNSYLSVLPPGLAYVPPNNLVSQKMRFSDINADVLVGKSFKVNDDISLTPNVGASYRNTKTDLTINQGSGVLVPGVYNIAGLKNKSVAYAETEQETQSVYGTMEFAYRDILYLTGSARSDWFSTLAAPGKDNKLNVVYPSISGSFVFTEFLNSSTINFGKLRAGYAVVGQATRPYQTALTYRVMSESLNGASLGLINNLEIPNSGLKASKASELEIGTDLRFFNNRLNVDLTWYKKRSDDEITAVTTSSTVGYDGAILNSGSIENKGVEALITGVIIKKEDFNWTSSINMTYNKNTVISLADGVPEQLIATSRSGVGFLKNIPGKALGQIVAYDYKYDANGEIVRLADGSPDRGELKDYGSAYNKWFAGWNNDFTYKRFNFGFLIDGKFGGKLFSGTDYLGYIKGLHKETLENRETLGNTAPKFYENTANNTSFRFVNDASFIKFRQLTFGYSFPAKMFNNKINSLNVSLVARNLFILMKKTDNIDPESSYNATFPGLELGGMPPARTFGVNLNVKF; encoded by the coding sequence ATGCGCTTTAGATTCATTATCTGGATGAAACTAACTTTGATTATGATGTTAATCGCCTGCCTCCATGTGTCGGCAGGTGTCTATTCTCAGCAAAAAGTTACCTTAGATGTTAACAAAACCAAACTGAGTAAAGTGTTGAAGATTATAGAACAAAATAGCGATTACTACTTTGTCTATAACTCGACAAACCAATTATTGAACAAAGAAATATCCTTATCTGTAAAAGAAACGAAGGTTGTCGATGTATTGGATAGACTTTTCAAAAGATCTGATCTTCAATATTCTGTTTCAGGTGACGGACTTGTGGTGATTACACCCAGACAACAATTAAAAGTGAGAGGAATAGTAACGGATGCACAGGGAGTAGCACTATCCGGAGCGACTGTACGCCTTAAAGGAACGGCTATCGGTAAAGCAACAGACCTGAATGGCCGCTTTGAATTAGATGTAAATTCCGGTAGTGTACTGTTAATTTCTTTTGCCGGCTATCTGTCTCAGGAAGTAACGGTTCAAAACAACAATGAGATTAAAATCGCACTGCAGGAAGACAATCAGCTTTTAAATGAAGTCGTAGTCACAGCTCTGGGCGTGACCCGTGAAAAGCGTACGCTAGGTTATTCCGTAACCCAGATTAACGGGGAGACACTGACACAGGCTCGTGAAAACAATATTGCCAACTCTCTTGTCGGTAAAGTGGCCGGTCTTGATGTGAGTGCTACTTCCGGAGGTGTCGGGTCAGCGACCAGTGTGGTGATCAGAGGGGCATCCAGTCTGAGCCAGACGAATCAGCCTCTGTATGTCATCAATGGTGTTCCTATGGAAAATGCGCCGGTAGGATTCGGAAATACTAACCCTAACGGAAATAAAGGGAGTCAATGGGACAATGCGCCGGATATGGGAGATGCTATCGGTAACTTGAATCCTGATGACATCGAAAGTATATCTGTACTGAAAGGTGCAGCTGCATCAGCGCTTTATGGTTCACGTGCCAAAGCAGGGGTTATCCTGATCACAACCAAATCAGGAAAAGGTTCCGGGATTGATTTCAGTAGTAACTATGTCGTAGAACAGGTAATGGACCGCACCGACTGGCAATATGTATATGGTCAGGGAACCAATGGTGAAAAACCGGTAAGTGCAGCTGCTGCTGCTCAGGTAGGCGGATCCAGCTGGGGAGCAAAATTGGACGGAAGCAGTGTGCCTCAGTTTGACGGGGTTTCCAGACCTTATGTTGCGCAGCAAAATAATATAAAAAACTTCTATAAAGACGGACATACCTGGACCAATTCTTTAGCCCTGAATAAATCATTTGACGGAGGAGCACTTCGTTTTTCTGTCAGTGATGTTTCAAATAAATCTATAATGCCTAATTCGGGTTTAGACAGACAATCTTTTAATCTGACAGGTACATTTGAACCTATCAAAAGACTGGCTATTGATGCACGGGCAAATTATATTATTGAAAAAGCAAAGAATCGTCCGATGCTTTCGGATGGTGCAGGTAGTGCCAATTACAATGCTGTATTTCTGCCAACAAGTCTGGATATCAGAGATCTGAAGCCCTGGAAAACAGATAAGGGAGCAGAAATACCTTACAATACCGGAAATACATGGGATACAAATCCTTGGTTTGCGGCTTATGAAATCCAGAATAATACAGACAGAAACCGGTTGATCAGTTCCATTTCTGCCCGCTATACGTTTGATAACGGCCTGTTTATACAAGGACGTGCAGGACAGGATTTTTATACCAATAGTTACCTGAGCGTACTCCCTCCGGGGCTTGCATATGTACCGCCTAATAATTTGGTGTCACAGAAAATGCGTTTTTCAGATATCAATGCGGACGTATTAGTCGGTAAGTCTTTTAAAGTAAATGACGATATTTCCCTGACTCCTAATGTAGGTGCAAGTTACCGTAATACAAAGACAGATCTGACTATCAATCAGGGATCTGGAGTTCTGGTTCCAGGAGTATACAATATTGCAGGTTTAAAGAACAAATCTGTGGCTTATGCAGAGACAGAACAGGAAACGCAGTCTGTATATGGAACAATGGAATTTGCCTACAGAGATATTTTATATCTGACAGGTAGTGCACGTTCAGACTGGTTCTCTACACTCGCCGCACCTGGTAAGGATAATAAACTGAATGTGGTGTATCCTTCTATCAGTGGTTCCTTTGTTTTTACCGAATTTCTTAATTCTTCCACTATCAACTTCGGTAAATTAAGAGCCGGTTATGCTGTTGTCGGACAAGCTACACGGCCTTATCAGACAGCGTTGACCTATAGAGTGATGAGTGAATCCTTAAATGGTGCCTCTTTAGGCCTGATCAATAATCTGGAGATTCCGAATTCAGGATTAAAAGCATCTAAAGCCTCCGAACTAGAGATCGGTACTGATTTACGCTTTTTCAATAACCGTTTGAATGTCGATCTGACCTGGTATAAAAAACGTTCGGATGATGAGATTACCGCTGTGACTACATCAAGCACAGTAGGATATGACGGAGCGATTCTGAATTCAGGATCTATTGAAAATAAAGGGGTAGAAGCATTGATTACCGGAGTTATTATTAAAAAGGAAGATTTCAACTGGACTTCTTCTATTAATATGACTTACAATAAGAATACAGTTATCTCTCTTGCAGATGGTGTTCCTGAACAACTGATTGCGACATCTCGTTCCGGTGTAGGTTTTCTGAAGAATATTCCGGGAAAAGCTTTGGGTCAGATTGTAGCATACGACTATAAGTATGATGCAAACGGAGAAATTGTAAGACTGGCAGACGGTTCTCCGGACAGAGGTGAATTGAAAGATTATGGTTCTGCCTATAACAAATGGTTTGCCGGCTGGAACAATGACTTTACATACAAAAGATTCAACTTCGGATTCCTGATTGACGGTAAATTCGGAGGCAAACTGTTCTCCGGAACAGACTATCTGGGCTATATCAAAGGATTACACAAAGAGACTCTGGAAAATCGCGAGACATTGGGTAATACTGCACCCAAATTTTATGAAAATACAGCCAACAATACATCATTCCGTTTTGTGAATGATGCCAGTTTTATCAAATTCAGACAGTTGACTTTCGGTTACAGTTTCCCTGCGAAGATGTTTAATAATAAGATCAATAGTTTAAATGTCAGTCTGGTAGCCCGTAATCTGTTTATTCTGATGAAGAAAACAGATAATATAGATCCGGAATCCAGCTACAATGCGACATTCCCTGGTCTGGAACTGGGAGGTATGCCGCCGGCTAGAACTTTTGGGGTAAACTTAAATGTTAAATTTTAA
- a CDS encoding FecR family protein, whose translation MINTRYENVEDFLIDDTFQQYCSGENQQCIQYWETYLRHHPEQREKILQAKKLYTILVGNKKPLNVQVNKLKADMEVISPPAENKIIRFSFWLKIAAAVVVLAGGLFWSLQRWNVQEEPSSTSRISYVTANGEKKTIQLSDGTKVTLNAGSKLFVGDSFNKNERNVTLIGEAFFDVSKNKDKPFVLHTQDFDIRVLGTAFNVKAYPDEKTSEAVLIHGLIEMKSKRGNENSLILKPNQKVIISKTDKKEEALPERVKKTKKLPLQEITIQDLQPVSAEIPLADIAWKEGRLEIVDQDFSSLEHILERWYDVDIELEGHQLNDFRFTATFSKEDIGQVLSSLQKVNPFKYKIYGKKITIYE comes from the coding sequence ATGATAAACACCAGATACGAAAATGTTGAAGATTTTCTTATTGACGATACCTTTCAACAGTATTGTTCGGGAGAAAACCAGCAATGTATTCAATATTGGGAAACCTATTTACGCCATCATCCCGAACAACGTGAAAAAATACTGCAGGCGAAAAAGCTTTATACTATCCTCGTAGGAAATAAGAAGCCGCTAAATGTGCAGGTGAATAAACTGAAGGCTGACATGGAAGTAATTTCCCCTCCGGCTGAAAATAAAATAATACGTTTTTCATTCTGGCTCAAAATAGCCGCTGCAGTAGTAGTACTTGCAGGCGGATTGTTCTGGAGTCTGCAGCGTTGGAATGTACAGGAAGAACCTTCTTCTACTTCCCGGATCAGCTATGTGACGGCCAATGGAGAGAAAAAAACTATTCAGCTTTCTGATGGAACTAAGGTTACATTAAATGCCGGAAGTAAGCTTTTTGTCGGCGATAGCTTCAATAAGAATGAACGAAATGTAACACTCATAGGAGAGGCTTTTTTTGATGTCAGTAAAAACAAAGACAAACCTTTTGTTCTTCATACACAAGATTTCGATATCCGGGTTTTGGGTACTGCTTTCAATGTAAAGGCCTATCCGGATGAAAAAACTTCTGAAGCCGTACTTATCCACGGTCTCATTGAAATGAAAAGTAAAAGAGGGAATGAGAACTCTCTGATATTAAAGCCAAATCAGAAAGTAATTATTTCTAAAACAGATAAAAAAGAAGAAGCTCTTCCGGAAAGAGTAAAGAAAACAAAAAAATTGCCTCTTCAGGAAATTACGATTCAGGACCTGCAGCCGGTAAGTGCAGAAATACCTTTAGCAGATATTGCGTGGAAAGAAGGCCGTCTGGAGATCGTAGATCAGGACTTCTCGTCGTTGGAACATATACTGGAACGCTGGTATGATGTGGATATCGAACTGGAAGGTCATCAGTTAAATGATTTTAGATTTACAGCCACCTTTAGTAAAGAAGATATTGGGCAGGTGCTCAGTTCATTACAAAAAGTAAACCCTTTTAAATATAAAATATATGGAAAAAAAATAACGATTTATGAATAA
- a CDS encoding RNA polymerase sigma factor, protein MNNKLTYRLLWERMRNGDEDAFFDLYKALFYELVNFGIRTSGDAELSSEATDQVFVTLWEKRDKLERVENVQAYLITFLKRKLLRLVEKQNKINKALQNVKAEDDWFEMPYDEFIIKVQTNEWIQHRLKEALEKLTFRQKQLIHLKFFEGLTYEQIAAQTQQTIKTAYNTVYDALKILRQELKDF, encoded by the coding sequence ATGAACAATAAACTGACCTATAGACTTCTTTGGGAACGGATGCGGAATGGAGATGAAGATGCTTTCTTTGATCTCTATAAAGCACTGTTTTATGAATTGGTCAATTTTGGTATACGCACAAGTGGAGATGCAGAGCTGTCCAGTGAGGCGACGGATCAGGTATTTGTGACATTATGGGAGAAAAGAGATAAACTGGAAAGAGTAGAGAATGTCCAGGCTTACCTCATTACCTTTCTCAAACGCAAACTGCTCAGACTCGTAGAAAAGCAGAATAAAATAAATAAAGCACTACAAAATGTCAAGGCTGAGGATGACTGGTTTGAAATGCCATATGATGAGTTTATAATAAAAGTACAAACCAATGAGTGGATTCAGCACCGGTTGAAAGAAGCACTCGAAAAGCTTACCTTCAGGCAAAAACAACTTATCCATCTTAAGTTTTTCGAAGGGCTTACCTATGAACAGATAGCGGCTCAAACACAGCAAACCATCAAGACTGCTTATAATACCGTATATGATGCCCTCAAAATATTACGACAAGAGCTAAAAGATTTTTAA
- the msrA gene encoding peptide-methionine (S)-S-oxide reductase MsrA, translating into MLVTFGGGCFWCTEVIFQNTDGVKSVLPGYMGGKNDHPTYEQVCTGTTDHVEVVQLDIDESKVSFEDLLKIFFKTHNPTTLNRQGNDVGTQYRSVVFYHNEEQKEKAEHFIQQLDAEHVYADPVVTAVEPASTFWEAEDYHHNYFNSHPENPFCSVVIAPKLQKFLKEFKA; encoded by the coding sequence ATGCTAGTAACATTTGGAGGGGGATGCTTTTGGTGTACCGAAGTAATCTTTCAGAATACAGACGGAGTGAAATCAGTTTTACCGGGATACATGGGTGGCAAGAACGATCATCCCACTTATGAACAGGTATGTACAGGTACTACAGACCATGTAGAAGTTGTTCAATTGGATATTGATGAATCAAAAGTAAGTTTTGAGGACTTGCTTAAAATCTTTTTCAAAACTCATAATCCTACCACACTTAACAGACAAGGCAACGATGTTGGTACACAGTACCGTTCGGTTGTATTCTATCACAATGAAGAGCAAAAGGAGAAAGCTGAACACTTTATTCAGCAACTGGATGCGGAGCATGTATATGCAGACCCTGTTGTAACAGCTGTAGAACCGGCAAGTACATTCTGGGAAGCTGAAGATTATCACCATAATTATTTTAATTCACATCCTGAGAATCCATTCTGTTCCGTTGTAATAGCACCAAAACTGCAGAAATTTCTAAAGGAATTTAAAGCATAA
- a CDS encoding N(4)-(beta-N-acetylglucosaminyl)-L-asparaginase, with protein sequence MHSRRKFIKQGIVGAAALGSISTLSGFAEDKILKPGKPIVISTWDFGIAANQAAWEVLSKKGKAIDAVEQGVRVPEADLKNMTVGKGGYPDRDGNVTLDACIMDSEGNCGSVAALEHIAHPISVARLVMEKTPHVMLVGEGALQFALEQGFEKENLLTPEGEKAWKEWLIEKKYKPVMNIENKGFAAERLPGNQYNHDTIGMLALDSDGNLAGACTTSGMAFKMHGRVGDSPIIGAGLYVDNEIGGATSTGVGEEVIRTVGSFLVVELMRQGYSPEAACKEAVERIIKKKPQTAKEIQVGFLALNKKGEYGSYALQNGFSYAVCTEEKQDLLIKGKHIFK encoded by the coding sequence ATGCATTCAAGACGTAAATTTATAAAACAAGGAATCGTTGGTGCGGCTGCTTTAGGAAGTATAAGTACGCTTAGCGGTTTTGCTGAAGACAAAATACTGAAACCGGGTAAACCTATCGTAATCTCAACCTGGGACTTTGGGATAGCGGCGAACCAGGCTGCCTGGGAAGTGTTAAGTAAAAAAGGAAAAGCTATAGATGCTGTAGAGCAGGGTGTACGTGTGCCGGAAGCAGACCTGAAAAATATGACTGTAGGCAAGGGGGGATATCCGGACAGAGATGGAAATGTAACCTTAGATGCCTGTATCATGGATTCGGAAGGTAACTGTGGTTCCGTTGCAGCTCTGGAACATATTGCACATCCGATATCGGTGGCAAGATTAGTAATGGAAAAGACTCCTCATGTGATGCTGGTAGGTGAAGGAGCCTTACAATTTGCATTAGAGCAGGGATTTGAGAAGGAAAACCTGCTTACTCCGGAGGGAGAAAAAGCGTGGAAAGAATGGCTGATAGAGAAAAAATATAAGCCAGTCATGAATATTGAGAACAAAGGTTTTGCTGCAGAGCGATTGCCTGGCAATCAATATAATCACGACACCATCGGAATGCTGGCTTTAGATAGCGACGGTAATCTTGCCGGAGCCTGTACGACAAGCGGAATGGCATTCAAAATGCACGGCAGGGTTGGTGACAGTCCGATTATAGGAGCAGGACTATATGTGGATAATGAAATAGGAGGAGCTACTTCGACCGGCGTAGGAGAAGAAGTAATCCGTACAGTAGGAAGTTTTCTGGTGGTCGAACTTATGCGCCAGGGTTATTCTCCTGAGGCAGCCTGTAAAGAAGCTGTAGAACGTATTATTAAAAAGAAACCACAGACAGCTAAAGAAATACAGGTTGGATTTCTTGCGCTTAATAAAAAGGGAGAATATGGCTCTTATGCGTTACAGAACGGATTTTCGTACGCTGTATGTACAGAAGAAAAACAAGATTTGCTGATCAAGGGTAAACATATTTTTAAATAA